The following are encoded together in the Geobacter sulfurreducens PCA genome:
- a CDS encoding chemotaxis protein → MAEPRILLESGTNELEIVEFMIDETGPNGETVHSYFGVNVAKVREIIRKPQMWKVFNANSAVSGMMKLRDKVITVVNLATVLGKEYSALAPDRVVVLEFNRMMVGVLVNGVSRIYRISWEQVEPPVRAIESAYVTGVVKMEDRIILILDFEKIVGELCSEETLRALSEEQLLPGPVLDRSQRRILVADDSAFIRNSICSSLRGAGYNVDEAENGEDAWNMIQDKLTRCRAAGVNLRSELDLLITDVEMPKMDGLHLTTLVKKDDVLKDLPVLIFSSLASDDNKRKWKDLGALDIVTKPDLPNLVKIADSVMH, encoded by the coding sequence ATGGCGGAACCGAGAATTCTCCTTGAAAGCGGCACCAACGAACTCGAAATCGTCGAGTTCATGATCGATGAAACCGGCCCCAACGGCGAGACGGTTCATTCCTACTTCGGGGTGAACGTGGCCAAGGTTCGCGAGATCATCCGCAAGCCCCAGATGTGGAAGGTGTTCAACGCCAATTCCGCCGTGTCCGGCATGATGAAGCTGCGGGACAAGGTGATCACGGTGGTGAACCTGGCCACGGTGCTGGGCAAGGAATACAGCGCCCTGGCGCCCGACCGGGTGGTGGTGCTGGAGTTCAACCGGATGATGGTGGGTGTGCTGGTAAACGGGGTATCGCGCATCTACCGGATTTCGTGGGAACAGGTGGAGCCGCCGGTGCGGGCCATCGAATCGGCCTACGTGACCGGGGTGGTGAAGATGGAGGACCGGATCATCCTGATCCTCGACTTCGAGAAGATCGTGGGCGAGCTCTGCTCCGAGGAAACCCTGCGGGCCCTGAGCGAGGAGCAGCTCCTGCCCGGGCCGGTGCTCGACCGCTCCCAGCGCCGCATCCTCGTGGCGGACGACTCCGCCTTCATCCGCAACAGCATCTGCTCCAGCCTCCGCGGGGCCGGCTACAACGTGGATGAGGCCGAGAACGGCGAGGATGCCTGGAACATGATCCAGGACAAGCTTACCCGTTGCCGCGCCGCCGGTGTCAACCTCAGGAGCGAGCTGGACCTCCTGATCACTGACGTGGAGATGCCGAAGATGGACGGCCTCCACCTGACTACCCTGGTCAAGAAGGACGACGTGCTCAAGGATCTGCCGGTGCTGATCTTCTCGTCCCTGGCCAGCGACGACAACAAACGCAAGTGGAAGGACCTGGGCGCCCTGGACATCGTGACCAAACCCGACCTGCCGAACCTGGTCAAGATAGCTGACAGCGTCATGCATTGA
- a CDS encoding sensor histidine kinase — translation MGANAPPVRSFFAVLRTSFRAKLFTVICLSIIALSACFAAFFLYNQYRSLHDKLLTEGRLMTRLLAHNARLPLFAGNTDQLQEVVQGVTGHGTVLETAILDREGHPLAHFVRQNPRNDKSTPTAFSPPGPGVEGRIRDGQDSLEFVEPILTQHSAGNEEDLFFEGGRESSTVIGSVHLVMDERPLHRKVNQLAATALLVTAAALVAVIGALYPVIRGITRPLTHLERGVREIAAGNKEVRVPVESQDELGSLAASFNSMAESLLQRKLAQEESERKIRELNVNLEEMVRRRTAELMAANRELESFNYSASHDLRAPLLRLRGLCQALEEDCGDRLDGELRDYLDRIAEVGVQMERVMSAMSSLFRVQRRELELQPVNLSELVEKVVAAHRATEPQRQVAVSVEPGAAATGDPELLWVALDNLIGNAWKFTSRRADARIEFGSMHQEGELVCFIRDNGAGFNMGYAHKIFEPFHRLHGQDEFPGTGVGLAIVQRIISRHQGRVWLESAEGAGTTCYFTLPESAPA, via the coding sequence ATGGGTGCGAACGCTCCTCCAGTGCGTTCTTTTTTTGCCGTTCTCCGCACGAGCTTCCGGGCGAAGCTCTTTACGGTGATCTGTCTCTCGATCATCGCCCTCTCCGCCTGTTTTGCCGCCTTCTTCCTCTACAACCAGTACCGCTCCCTGCACGACAAGCTCCTCACCGAGGGCCGGCTCATGACGCGGCTCCTGGCCCACAACGCGCGGCTCCCCCTTTTCGCGGGCAACACCGACCAGCTTCAGGAGGTGGTCCAGGGAGTCACGGGCCACGGCACTGTGCTTGAAACGGCAATCCTGGACCGGGAAGGGCATCCGCTGGCCCACTTCGTCCGCCAAAATCCGCGTAACGACAAAAGTACTCCAACGGCTTTTTCCCCGCCCGGCCCTGGGGTGGAGGGACGCATCCGCGACGGACAGGACTCCCTGGAGTTCGTGGAGCCGATCCTGACCCAGCATTCGGCCGGCAACGAGGAAGACCTCTTCTTCGAGGGCGGCCGTGAAAGCAGTACTGTCATCGGATCGGTGCACCTGGTGATGGACGAGAGGCCGCTCCACCGGAAAGTGAACCAGCTGGCAGCCACGGCGCTGCTGGTTACCGCCGCTGCGCTGGTGGCGGTAATCGGAGCACTCTACCCCGTGATCAGGGGAATTACCCGGCCACTGACCCACCTGGAGCGGGGGGTCAGGGAGATCGCTGCGGGCAACAAAGAGGTGCGGGTGCCGGTGGAGTCCCAGGACGAGTTGGGGTCCCTGGCGGCGTCGTTCAACAGCATGGCCGAGTCGCTGCTCCAGCGCAAGCTGGCCCAGGAGGAGTCGGAGCGCAAGATTCGGGAACTGAACGTCAACCTTGAGGAGATGGTGCGCCGGCGGACCGCCGAGCTCATGGCGGCCAACCGGGAACTGGAGTCGTTCAATTACTCGGCCTCCCACGATCTGCGGGCGCCGCTGCTCCGGCTGCGCGGCCTGTGCCAGGCCCTTGAGGAGGACTGCGGCGACCGCCTGGACGGGGAGCTGCGGGACTACCTGGACCGGATCGCCGAGGTGGGGGTTCAGATGGAGCGGGTCATGTCCGCCATGTCGAGCCTGTTCCGGGTTCAGCGCCGGGAGCTTGAACTGCAGCCGGTGAACCTGAGCGAACTGGTGGAGAAGGTGGTTGCGGCCCACCGGGCAACGGAACCCCAGCGGCAGGTGGCGGTGTCGGTGGAACCGGGGGCCGCGGCCACGGGGGACCCTGAGCTCCTCTGGGTGGCCCTGGACAACCTGATCGGCAATGCCTGGAAGTTCACCTCCCGCAGGGCCGACGCGCGGATCGAGTTCGGCAGCATGCACCAGGAGGGAGAGCTCGTCTGCTTCATCCGCGACAACGGCGCCGGCTTCAACATGGGCTATGCCCACAAGATCTTCGAGCCGTTCCATCGACTCCACGGCCAGGACGAGTTCCCCGGTACCGGCGTGGGGCTGGCCATCGTGCAGCGGATCATTTCCCGCCACCAGGGCCGTGTCTGGCTCGAAAGCGCCGAGGGGGCGGGTACCACCTGCTACTTCACCCTCCCGGAGAGTGCCCCGGCCTGA
- a CDS encoding TonB-dependent receptor plug domain-containing protein, with the protein MGLLALTLPFTAHAETDSDRELLELYYEPQDLTVSTATRSPRPLSRSAENITVITAEQIEAMNAHTLADVLATVPGVQVSGNTAPASITFTEFAGATTRYIQILVDGVPIDDQFDNFAAPGMVPVQIIERVEVLKGPASSSWGNSLGGIVNVITKEPALHASFSGAASFSGGENGTRDGRGEVSGTVGSFGYYLSGGNVKSNGFHSFNATENNNAYAKLRWNLADRGSLRLTFNSMETAPQIGLITFADYSDRLKIRFLQSTISLDYNLTDRLTFNTFFKGSRFDYTRIDDTLSTGERFSTITSDEITSGGAAILTWRQGVHTLTGGVEFDHGQTKTSFDYPLFLFNQTIDASNDKWGFFLNDTITWERFSITPAVRYDLTSHSGDFFSPSLGATFSVTDKTLLRAYAARGYNLPILNPAYSTKDNGWTVQAGLETTDIPFLWLKGTWFRNQFKERGDTVTRTLREGFEIEARTAPIYNSWLTAGYVFTDAKNLQTDEKLPAVARHTWDLGLHYDDRTFRGALTGAYRWWNTPDYFGAEYNNFIWDLNLGWRFFRSDNTEAELFATGHNLFNGAQYHDEIFKNPGRWFEGGLRIKW; encoded by the coding sequence TTGGGTCTCCTCGCCCTGACCTTACCCTTCACGGCCCACGCCGAAACCGACAGCGACCGAGAACTCCTGGAACTCTACTACGAGCCCCAGGACCTGACCGTCTCCACCGCCACCCGCTCCCCCCGGCCACTTTCGCGGAGTGCTGAAAACATCACGGTCATCACTGCCGAGCAGATAGAAGCGATGAACGCCCACACTCTGGCCGACGTGCTAGCTACGGTTCCCGGTGTTCAGGTCTCCGGCAATACTGCTCCGGCATCCATCACCTTCACTGAATTCGCAGGCGCCACCACCCGATACATCCAGATTTTGGTCGATGGAGTTCCCATTGACGATCAGTTCGACAACTTTGCCGCCCCAGGCATGGTTCCGGTCCAGATCATCGAGCGGGTGGAGGTACTCAAGGGGCCTGCCTCCTCAAGCTGGGGCAACTCACTGGGGGGGATCGTCAACGTCATCACCAAGGAACCGGCCCTCCACGCCTCCTTCAGCGGCGCCGCTTCCTTCTCGGGCGGCGAGAACGGCACCCGTGACGGCCGGGGCGAAGTCTCCGGTACGGTGGGAAGCTTCGGCTACTACCTGTCGGGCGGCAACGTCAAGAGCAACGGCTTCCACTCCTTCAACGCCACCGAAAACAACAACGCCTATGCCAAGCTCCGCTGGAACCTAGCCGACCGGGGAAGCTTACGTCTAACCTTCAATTCCATGGAGACGGCGCCGCAGATTGGCCTGATTACGTTTGCTGACTATTCCGATCGACTCAAGATCCGCTTCCTCCAGTCGACTATCTCTCTCGACTACAATCTGACCGACCGACTCACTTTCAACACGTTCTTTAAGGGTAGCCGGTTTGACTATACCCGTATTGATGACACCCTCAGCACTGGCGAACGTTTCTCCACCATCACCAGCGACGAAATAACATCAGGCGGTGCGGCCATCCTCACTTGGCGCCAGGGGGTCCACACCCTGACCGGCGGAGTCGAGTTCGACCATGGCCAGACCAAGACGAGCTTTGACTACCCTCTTTTCCTGTTCAACCAAACGATCGACGCCTCCAACGACAAGTGGGGCTTCTTCCTAAACGACACCATCACCTGGGAGCGGTTCAGCATCACCCCGGCGGTCCGCTACGACCTCACCAGCCACTCCGGCGACTTCTTCAGCCCGAGCCTCGGGGCCACCTTCAGCGTCACGGATAAAACCCTGCTCCGGGCCTACGCCGCCCGGGGCTACAACTTGCCGATCCTGAACCCGGCTTATTCCACCAAAGACAACGGTTGGACCGTACAGGCCGGCCTCGAAACCACCGATATCCCCTTCCTCTGGCTCAAAGGGACTTGGTTCCGCAATCAATTCAAAGAGCGGGGTGATACCGTAACAAGGACGCTACGGGAAGGATTTGAGATAGAGGCCCGCACCGCACCGATTTACAACTCATGGCTCACCGCCGGATATGTCTTCACCGACGCCAAGAACCTCCAGACCGACGAGAAACTTCCCGCAGTCGCCCGGCACACCTGGGACCTGGGACTTCACTACGACGACCGAACCTTCCGCGGCGCTCTCACCGGTGCGTATCGCTGGTGGAACACCCCCGATTACTTCGGGGCCGAATACAACAACTTCATCTGGGACCTCAACCTAGGGTGGCGCTTCTTCCGGAGCGACAACACGGAGGCCGAGCTCTTCGCCACCGGCCACAACCTGTTCAACGGTGCCCAGTATCACGACGAGATATTCAAAAACCCCGGCCGCTGGTTCGAAGGCGGCCTGCGCATCAAGTGGTAA
- a CDS encoding ABC transporter substrate-binding protein — translation MTARIFHILALLLLWGFPAFAAEVVVVQGERNIPYEAAVRGFEGTAGVRTVERLVLSELRGADVVRTVREARPRLVLAVGREALIRVREIREIPVVYVMVASPESTGALGRNVTGVTMTVAPERYLTFIRDSIGGRRVGILYDPERTGVMARQARAAAERLGITLVEGVVRSPRDVPRTLSELAGKTDVLWLFPDATVLTREGQEAIFLFSQNSRVPVVAFAEKYLGTGALAALAIDPVDLGRQAGRMARRIMDGVGVESVPAEGPARPTLKLNGSVARHLGIDPARLGE, via the coding sequence ATGACGGCACGTATCTTCCACATACTCGCCTTGCTGCTCCTCTGGGGCTTCCCGGCTTTCGCCGCGGAGGTCGTGGTGGTGCAGGGCGAGCGGAACATCCCCTACGAGGCGGCAGTGCGCGGCTTCGAGGGGACGGCCGGGGTACGTACCGTGGAGCGGCTGGTCCTCTCGGAGCTGCGGGGCGCCGACGTGGTGCGGACCGTGCGCGAGGCGCGCCCCCGCCTGGTGCTGGCCGTGGGCCGCGAGGCCCTGATCCGGGTGAGGGAGATCCGCGAGATTCCGGTGGTGTACGTGATGGTGGCCTCCCCCGAGTCGACCGGCGCCCTGGGCCGCAACGTGACCGGGGTGACCATGACGGTGGCGCCCGAGCGCTACCTTACCTTCATCCGCGACAGTATCGGCGGCCGGCGGGTGGGAATCCTCTACGACCCGGAGCGCACCGGCGTCATGGCGCGGCAGGCCCGCGCGGCGGCCGAGCGCCTGGGCATCACCCTGGTTGAAGGGGTGGTCCGCTCGCCCCGGGACGTGCCGCGCACCCTGTCGGAGCTGGCGGGCAAGACCGATGTGCTCTGGCTCTTCCCCGACGCCACGGTACTCACCCGGGAGGGGCAGGAGGCGATCTTCCTCTTCTCCCAGAACAGCCGGGTACCGGTGGTGGCCTTTGCCGAGAAGTACCTGGGCACGGGCGCCCTGGCGGCGCTGGCCATCGATCCGGTCGACCTGGGCCGCCAGGCGGGCAGGATGGCCCGTCGTATCATGGACGGCGTGGGCGTCGAGAGCGTACCGGCCGAAGGCCCGGCACGGCCGACCCTCAAGCTGAACGGCTCGGTGGCGCGCCACCTGGGAATCGACCCGGCACGACTCGGAGAGTAA
- the gptA gene encoding geopeptide, whose amino-acid sequence MSQMTDDVTVLDAGNPTPTEGRAACCTSTIAATRVQPEE is encoded by the coding sequence ATGAGCCAAATGACGGATGATGTGACGGTTCTCGACGCTGGCAATCCGACCCCCACAGAGGGGCGGGCGGCTTGCTGCACGTCGACGATTGCCGCTACGAGGGTCCAGCCGGAGGAGTAG
- a CDS encoding diacylglycerol/lipid kinase family protein, with protein MSDRCTLIVNPVSGSYSEAAVSAAMDALRRGGLAPRLLLTGGPDDAAAFAARLCAQEEHPFVIAVGGDGTVNGVLNGLEPGRATLGYIPFGTANVLGRELGLRSAEDAVARIVRRETRSLATGLLEGFGVRRRFFLMAGIGFDGQVVEGVRSDEKKRFGAGAYLFSAIRTLAAWDRRLLEVEVDGVAIACHGAVICNAARYGGPFTLAPGANLFHDGFRVVLIRDPSRWRYLSLALRVAAGRRAGGGPEVVSARRVAVGGNKPVQVDGDFICHSPVTVTAEADFARLVV; from the coding sequence ATGTCCGATCGCTGCACCCTTATCGTCAATCCCGTGTCCGGAAGCTACTCGGAGGCTGCCGTCAGCGCCGCCATGGACGCCCTGCGCCGGGGAGGACTGGCCCCCCGCCTGCTTCTCACCGGCGGCCCCGACGATGCGGCCGCCTTTGCCGCTCGGCTCTGCGCTCAGGAGGAGCATCCCTTCGTCATTGCCGTCGGGGGGGACGGAACCGTCAACGGCGTGCTGAACGGCCTCGAACCGGGGCGCGCCACCCTCGGCTACATCCCCTTCGGTACCGCCAACGTGCTTGGGCGCGAGCTGGGGCTGCGTTCCGCCGAGGATGCCGTGGCCCGGATCGTGCGCCGGGAAACGCGTTCTCTCGCCACGGGGCTCCTGGAAGGGTTCGGAGTACGGCGGCGTTTTTTTCTCATGGCCGGAATCGGCTTTGACGGCCAGGTGGTGGAGGGGGTGCGCAGCGACGAGAAGAAGCGCTTCGGCGCCGGAGCATACCTTTTTTCAGCCATCAGGACCCTTGCCGCCTGGGACCGGCGGCTCCTGGAGGTGGAGGTGGACGGCGTCGCCATCGCCTGCCACGGGGCGGTGATCTGCAACGCGGCCCGGTACGGGGGCCCCTTTACCTTGGCCCCGGGAGCGAACCTTTTCCACGACGGATTTCGGGTCGTCCTGATCCGGGACCCGTCCCGATGGCGCTACCTCTCCCTTGCCCTGCGGGTGGCGGCGGGGCGCCGCGCCGGCGGCGGCCCCGAGGTCGTATCGGCCCGGCGGGTAGCCGTGGGCGGCAACAAGCCCGTTCAGGTGGACGGCGACTTCATCTGCCACTCCCCGGTCACCGTGACTGCTGAGGCCGATTTCGCCCGGCTCGTGGTCTGA
- a CDS encoding molybdopterin oxidoreductase family protein → MPELKRSVCPYDCPDTCGLLVEVENGRAVRVTGDPDHPFTRGTLCPKMLHYEKTVHSSRRLTTPLVRTGPKGSGSFRPASWDETVAAIASRWREIIAVHGAEAILPYSYAGTMGLVQRNAGHPFFHRLGASRLERTICSPAKEAGWKAVMGDTPAPHPDEVAESDLVILWGINAAATNIHFLHGVREARRRGAPVWVIDTYRTPTAAAADRVILPRPGSDGALALGMMHVLARDGLVDRAFLAERVQGYDELAERILPDYPPERVAALTGIPAAEIEELARRYGRARAPFIRLGSGLSRYGNGAMTVRCIAALPALTGAYAVRGGGCLASTSTGPAFALGEVLREDFMARPTRVVNMNRLGHALTGLADPPVMSLYVYHSNPAAVTPDQNEVIRGLCRDDLFTVVHERFLTDTARYADIVLPATSSLEHADVYRAYGTYCIQRAHPAIPPVGESRSNWDTFALLAGAMGFEEEFFRRSAGEMIDRLLSVPTAMRAGIDQVRFDAGLAVELPLAPDAPRIFATPSGKVEILNPREPEPLPRHIPCHEDAGELPLRLMTAPTPYALNASFYEQEELRQKQGGAMSLLLNPAEATARNLAEGQRVTAVNDRGRVAFILRITDRVPPGVAVAEGVWWLEHAPGDRTVNALTSQRLTDRGNGSTFYDTRIEVLPAP, encoded by the coding sequence ATGCCCGAACTGAAGCGTTCCGTCTGTCCCTATGACTGCCCCGACACCTGCGGCTTGCTGGTGGAGGTCGAGAACGGCCGTGCGGTGCGCGTGACCGGCGATCCAGACCACCCCTTCACCCGGGGCACCCTCTGCCCCAAGATGCTCCACTATGAAAAGACGGTCCACTCTTCCCGGCGGCTGACCACTCCGCTCGTGCGGACCGGCCCCAAGGGGAGCGGTTCGTTCCGGCCCGCGTCGTGGGACGAGACCGTTGCCGCCATTGCATCCCGCTGGCGCGAGATCATCGCCGTCCACGGAGCCGAGGCGATCCTCCCCTATTCCTACGCGGGCACCATGGGACTGGTGCAGCGCAATGCCGGTCACCCCTTCTTCCACCGGCTGGGGGCGTCGCGGCTGGAGCGGACCATCTGCTCACCGGCCAAGGAGGCGGGGTGGAAGGCAGTAATGGGCGATACTCCGGCCCCCCATCCGGACGAAGTGGCGGAGAGCGACCTGGTAATCCTCTGGGGGATCAATGCGGCGGCCACCAATATCCATTTCCTCCACGGAGTGCGCGAGGCCCGCAGGCGGGGAGCCCCTGTCTGGGTGATCGACACCTACCGGACCCCTACGGCCGCTGCAGCCGACCGGGTGATCCTGCCCCGCCCCGGCAGCGACGGAGCACTGGCACTGGGGATGATGCACGTGCTGGCCCGGGACGGCCTGGTGGACCGGGCATTCCTGGCTGAACGGGTACAGGGGTACGATGAGCTGGCGGAGCGGATTCTCCCGGACTATCCCCCGGAGCGGGTGGCGGCCCTCACGGGCATCCCGGCGGCGGAGATCGAAGAGCTGGCCCGGCGCTACGGCCGGGCGCGCGCCCCCTTCATCCGCCTGGGGAGCGGGCTTTCCCGCTACGGCAACGGGGCCATGACGGTGCGCTGCATCGCGGCCCTGCCCGCCCTGACCGGGGCTTATGCCGTGCGGGGCGGCGGCTGTCTGGCCTCAACGAGCACCGGTCCCGCCTTTGCCCTGGGAGAGGTGCTGCGTGAGGACTTCATGGCGCGGCCCACCCGCGTCGTGAACATGAACCGGCTCGGCCACGCCCTGACCGGGCTGGCCGACCCGCCGGTCATGTCCCTGTATGTGTACCACTCGAACCCGGCCGCGGTGACCCCGGACCAGAACGAGGTGATCCGGGGGCTCTGCCGGGACGACCTCTTCACCGTGGTCCACGAGCGGTTCCTGACCGACACGGCCCGTTACGCCGACATCGTGCTGCCGGCCACCTCGTCCCTAGAGCACGCAGACGTGTACCGGGCCTACGGCACCTACTGCATCCAGCGGGCCCACCCTGCCATCCCGCCCGTGGGGGAGAGCAGATCCAACTGGGACACCTTCGCCCTGCTGGCCGGGGCCATGGGGTTCGAGGAGGAGTTTTTCCGCCGGAGCGCCGGGGAGATGATCGACCGGCTCCTGTCGGTCCCCACCGCCATGCGGGCCGGGATCGACCAGGTCCGTTTCGACGCGGGTCTGGCCGTGGAACTCCCCCTGGCCCCCGATGCCCCGCGCATCTTCGCCACTCCCTCGGGCAAGGTGGAGATCCTCAATCCCCGCGAGCCTGAACCACTCCCCCGTCACATTCCTTGCCACGAAGACGCGGGCGAGCTTCCCCTCAGGCTCATGACCGCCCCCACCCCCTACGCCCTGAACGCCTCCTTCTACGAGCAGGAAGAGCTGCGGCAGAAGCAGGGGGGCGCCATGTCGCTCCTCCTGAACCCGGCCGAGGCAACAGCCCGGAACCTGGCCGAGGGGCAGCGGGTGACCGCCGTCAACGACCGGGGCCGGGTCGCCTTCATCCTGCGGATCACCGACCGGGTTCCGCCGGGGGTGGCCGTGGCCGAGGGGGTCTGGTGGCTGGAGCACGCCCCGGGCGACCGGACCGTGAACGCCCTCACCAGCCAACGGCTCACGGACCGGGGCAACGGCAGCACATTCTATGATACGCGGATCGAGGTGCTCCCCGCCCCGTGA
- a CDS encoding response regulator, with protein MAKPKVLIVDDVNLMLELEKSLLRFSPVRVFTARNGEEALELVRSERPDLVYMDLNMPKMNGVDCCIAIKSDPELRDTPVIMVTTAGKPEDQELCARAGCDGYITKPVDRRLFLEIGRRYIPDIDRREQRIPFSLPVTCRTEQKELTGTTTDISVGGLYLAIDHGIAREESVEIAITIPGGGAPVRARGRVAWLNGVDGKVKPRFPSGFGIEFMDISPQDLEQVREFVESLANLSSPGGGSAGTRGTS; from the coding sequence ATGGCAAAGCCCAAGGTACTGATAGTCGATGACGTGAATCTCATGCTCGAACTGGAGAAGAGTTTGCTGCGCTTTTCCCCTGTGCGGGTCTTCACCGCCCGCAACGGCGAGGAGGCCCTGGAGCTGGTGCGCAGCGAACGGCCCGACCTGGTCTACATGGACCTGAACATGCCGAAGATGAACGGGGTCGACTGCTGCATCGCCATCAAAAGCGACCCGGAACTGCGGGATACCCCCGTGATCATGGTGACCACCGCCGGCAAGCCCGAAGACCAGGAACTCTGCGCCCGAGCCGGCTGCGACGGCTACATCACCAAGCCCGTGGACCGGCGGCTGTTCCTTGAGATCGGCCGGCGGTACATCCCCGACATCGACCGCCGGGAGCAGCGGATTCCCTTTTCCCTGCCGGTCACCTGCCGCACGGAGCAGAAAGAACTGACCGGCACCACGACCGACATCAGCGTGGGCGGCCTCTACCTGGCCATCGACCACGGCATTGCTCGGGAGGAGAGCGTGGAGATCGCCATCACCATCCCCGGTGGCGGCGCCCCGGTCAGGGCCCGGGGGCGGGTGGCCTGGCTCAATGGCGTCGACGGGAAGGTCAAACCCCGGTTTCCGTCAGGCTTCGGGATTGAATTCATGGACATCTCCCCCCAGGATCTGGAGCAGGTCAGGGAGTTCGTAGAATCCCTGGCCAATCTTTCATCTCCCGGCGGAGGGTCAGCCGGAACCAGAGGAACGTCATGA
- a CDS encoding TIGR04283 family arsenosugar biosynthesis glycosyltransferase — MMAKIALPAGDMAFSAPEPELSVVVPTLNEAETVATLLAALAAQRDVALELLLCDGGSTDGTAALVRGRAGDLPFPVTVTETPPGRGRQMNAGAAAARGATFLFLHADSIIADPLALRRGLDHLAAARRSDKRAAGHFRLRFAGDSPSPLAYRFYERKARLHRPGCTHGDQGLLIPREFFDQVGPFDEGLPILEDVRLAERIAAMGTWVLLPAEIITSARRFETEGLRERQTLNAILMNFAAIGWQQGVEELVAGYRSQDRSGRLRLGPHLARIAGLTAALPRQERLRLWYLTGGYVRGNAWQIPLFLDVRNAWRRGGDDGATPLLSLHDRWFDLLTDNPAGRAAAALMTFLWFRLTLRREMKDWPGILRTP; from the coding sequence ATGATGGCGAAAATCGCTCTGCCGGCAGGTGATATGGCCTTCTCAGCCCCTGAACCCGAACTTTCCGTTGTCGTTCCCACCCTGAACGAGGCGGAGACCGTGGCAACACTGCTCGCCGCGCTGGCCGCCCAACGGGATGTGGCCCTGGAACTCCTGCTCTGCGACGGCGGCTCCACCGACGGCACCGCAGCGCTGGTGCGCGGCCGCGCGGGGGATCTCCCCTTTCCCGTGACCGTCACGGAGACCCCGCCCGGGAGAGGGCGCCAGATGAACGCCGGCGCGGCCGCCGCCCGGGGCGCGACGTTCCTGTTCCTGCACGCGGACAGCATCATCGCCGATCCTCTGGCACTGCGGCGGGGGCTCGATCATCTGGCCGCGGCCCGCCGGAGCGACAAACGGGCGGCCGGGCACTTCCGGCTCCGTTTTGCCGGTGACAGCCCGTCTCCCCTCGCCTACCGCTTCTACGAACGCAAGGCGCGGCTCCACCGTCCCGGCTGCACCCACGGAGACCAGGGGCTGCTCATCCCGCGGGAGTTTTTCGATCAGGTGGGACCCTTTGACGAGGGGTTGCCGATTCTGGAGGACGTACGGCTGGCGGAACGGATTGCGGCGATGGGAACGTGGGTGCTGCTGCCGGCGGAGATCATCACTTCGGCCCGGCGGTTCGAAACGGAAGGGTTGCGGGAGCGGCAGACTCTGAACGCGATCCTGATGAATTTCGCCGCCATCGGCTGGCAGCAGGGGGTGGAAGAACTGGTGGCCGGTTACCGGAGCCAGGACCGGTCCGGCCGCCTGCGGCTGGGACCGCATCTGGCGCGCATCGCCGGGCTGACGGCTGCGCTACCCCGGCAGGAGCGGCTCCGACTCTGGTACTTGACGGGCGGCTACGTGCGGGGCAATGCCTGGCAGATTCCGCTGTTCCTGGATGTCCGCAACGCCTGGCGCCGGGGCGGGGACGACGGTGCCACCCCGCTCCTTTCGCTCCATGACCGCTGGTTTGATCTCCTGACCGACAATCCGGCTGGCCGGGCGGCGGCGGCGCTCATGACGTTCCTCTGGTTCCGGCTGACCCTCCGCCGGGAGATGAAAGATTGGCCAGGGATTCTACGAACTCCCTGA